In one window of Rhodoglobus vestalii DNA:
- a CDS encoding aminotransferase class IV, whose translation MSASAVYRWQNSQLREVSPELLDATPIAVADSWLVDAGNVLALNLHRQRFVDAVPSDLHETANEFFTAAIAQLPRAGAWFPRAELRGGEFFLQLRTAPELHRSATVMSHAGDDPRTVPTVKGPDLDALGALVAAARLQGADDTVLLTTEGYVIEGAYSAVLWWRGDILCGPPAEFDRVDSVTARSVLTLARALGLDTHTEAVTPAELDGCEVWIVNALHGIRIVSGWVDGPALAEKPKRLEQWRTRLSALAHPI comes from the coding sequence ATGAGTGCAAGCGCGGTTTACCGGTGGCAGAACAGTCAACTGCGAGAAGTATCCCCTGAACTTCTCGATGCGACTCCCATCGCTGTCGCAGATTCGTGGCTTGTCGACGCAGGTAACGTGCTCGCTCTCAACCTTCATCGGCAACGCTTCGTGGATGCCGTACCGTCTGACCTGCACGAGACCGCAAACGAATTTTTCACGGCTGCAATCGCACAACTCCCTCGCGCCGGTGCCTGGTTTCCGCGCGCAGAGCTGCGCGGAGGCGAGTTTTTCCTTCAGCTACGCACCGCCCCGGAATTGCACCGCTCGGCAACCGTCATGAGTCATGCGGGAGATGATCCCCGCACTGTGCCGACCGTTAAAGGGCCTGACCTCGACGCGCTGGGTGCGCTCGTCGCCGCGGCTCGACTGCAGGGGGCCGACGATACGGTGCTGCTGACCACCGAAGGGTACGTCATTGAGGGCGCGTACAGCGCAGTGCTGTGGTGGCGGGGAGATATTCTGTGCGGCCCGCCGGCCGAATTCGATCGCGTCGATAGCGTGACCGCGCGCAGCGTGCTGACCCTCGCCCGTGCGCTCGGTCTCGATACTCACACGGAGGCGGTGACTCCGGCAGAACTCGATGGCTGCGAGGTGTGGATCGTTAATGCTCTGCACGGCATCCGCATTGTCTCTGGCTGGGTTGACGGCCCCGCGCTGGCAGAGAAGCCGAAACGGCTTGAGCAGTGGCGCACCCGCCTCAGTGCTTTAGCGCACCCTATTTAG
- a CDS encoding anthranilate synthase component I family protein: MRSRVLSADLASFADPAAVFAQLMATHGVDAESSGAKGAVWLDSGVTASKGRSYLAVSARAVLSTELDEPVFDWMRREFVPANIDFSDSPVGFRLGWVGWLGYELRGESMDVAIRSHASTPNAAWLWIDRMIVCDHQSRALSVVALGDDWTGELQQWRDQMETLVARAALGVSHPKPCHALKGPVGPKTPVAVWRDSDEQYLEMIAQCQQSIFEGDAYQLCLTTSARVEPAGDPVATYLALRSANPSHHGGFVQVGQTVLLSSSPEQFLSIDTTGVIETKPIKGTRRRDCDPDEDDRLRVELLASEKERAENLMIVDLMRNDLGRVCEVGSVVVSQLFALESYATVHQLVSTVVGRLRDDVSAVDAIAALFPAGSMTGAPKHSATRILESLEVSPRGVYSGVFGYVGLDGAVDLAMVIRSIVMDDRGSTIGAGGGITALSVPADELAEVKLKAAAMLAVLGVHPR; the protein is encoded by the coding sequence ATGCGCTCTCGCGTGCTCTCTGCTGACCTGGCGAGCTTTGCTGACCCTGCCGCGGTGTTTGCGCAACTGATGGCGACTCACGGTGTCGATGCCGAAAGCTCCGGCGCAAAAGGCGCGGTGTGGCTCGATAGTGGAGTGACAGCATCCAAGGGTCGCAGCTACCTGGCGGTATCCGCGCGCGCGGTCCTCAGCACCGAACTTGATGAACCGGTTTTTGACTGGATGCGACGAGAATTCGTTCCCGCAAACATCGACTTTTCTGATTCCCCAGTCGGGTTTCGCCTCGGGTGGGTCGGATGGCTGGGCTATGAGCTGCGGGGCGAGTCGATGGATGTTGCGATCCGCAGCCACGCATCAACCCCCAACGCGGCCTGGTTGTGGATCGACCGCATGATTGTGTGCGATCACCAGTCTCGGGCCCTCAGCGTTGTGGCGCTCGGTGACGACTGGACTGGCGAGCTGCAGCAGTGGCGTGATCAGATGGAAACGCTGGTTGCGCGTGCGGCTCTGGGTGTTTCTCACCCCAAACCCTGTCACGCTCTCAAGGGACCCGTGGGACCCAAGACACCCGTGGCTGTATGGCGTGACAGTGACGAGCAGTACTTGGAAATGATTGCGCAGTGCCAGCAATCGATCTTTGAGGGTGATGCCTACCAACTGTGCCTAACCACGAGCGCACGCGTTGAGCCGGCGGGGGATCCGGTGGCCACCTATCTGGCTCTGCGATCCGCGAACCCCAGCCACCACGGTGGATTCGTTCAGGTGGGTCAGACGGTGTTGTTGAGTTCATCACCGGAGCAATTTTTGTCGATCGATACGACAGGGGTCATTGAGACGAAGCCGATTAAGGGTACCCGGCGACGCGACTGCGATCCCGATGAAGATGATCGCCTTCGTGTTGAATTGCTGGCTAGCGAGAAGGAGCGCGCCGAAAATCTCATGATTGTCGATCTCATGCGTAATGATCTTGGTCGTGTGTGCGAGGTGGGTTCGGTTGTGGTTTCGCAATTGTTTGCGTTGGAGAGTTATGCAACCGTTCACCAACTGGTGAGCACCGTTGTTGGGCGGTTGCGTGACGACGTGAGTGCTGTCGATGCGATTGCCGCATTATTTCCGGCCGGGTCAATGACGGGGGCACCCAAGCATTCAGCCACCCGCATTCTTGAGTCCCTGGAAGTCTCGCCGAGGGGGGTCTATTCCGGAGTTTTTGGGTATGTGGGGCTTGACGGTGCTGTCGATCTTGCGATGGTCATCCGCTCGATTGTTATGGATGATCGGGGCTCGACAATCGGTGCGGGGGGCGGCATCACGGCCCTCTCTGTGCCCGCTGACGAACTCGCCGAGGTGAAGCTGAAAGCAGCCGCCATGCTCGCTGTATTGGGTGTGCACCCTCGGTGA
- the leuS gene encoding leucine--tRNA ligase has translation MTEQPNFAGAHDDRDVASGYDVAAIHAKWQAKWEELKPFATSDPNDKRPRKYILDMFPYPSGDLHMGHAEAYAFGDIAARYWRQRGFNVLHPIGWDSFGLPAENAAIERGIDPRGWTYDNIAQQKKSMKLYGVSFDWDRVLHTSDPEYYKWNQWLFLKMYEKGLAYRKDSWVNWDPVDQTVLANEQVLADGTSERSGAIVVKKKLTQWYLKITDYADRLLDDLNQLEGAWPAKVLSMQRNWIGRSIGADVDFVIEGREEKVTVFTTRPDTLYGVTFMVVAPDGDLAAELVADASDEVKASFTNYLEQTQKQTEIERKDATRTKTGVPLDRFAINPVTGERIPIWAADYVLADYGHGAVMAVPAHDQRDLEFAIKFDLPVRVVLDTNAPITGAIPVLELDENGMAILPDDLPPLNPRGTGKSLQGDGRMINSGPLDGLSKNNAIKKIVEQLEAAGTGRAAKTYRLRDWLISRQRFWGTPIPIIHGSDGELIPVPFDQLPVELPSTEGLDLKPKGKSPLAAAEDWINVTDPRDGSPALRDADTMDTFVDSSWYFLRFLAPNDPDKAFDPAEAEKWAPVDQYVGGVEHAILHLLYSRFITKVLFDLGYVSFTEPFSALLNQGMVLSEGKKMSKRSRKAVTFSGEIAEHGADALRLTLAFAGPPEENINWEDVSPPASHKFLARAFRLVGDVTSAPEIEWKTGDVSLRRATHRFLADGPGLAESLKFNVLVARIMDLVNITRKVIDTGAGGADAAVREAAEVITIALSLFAPHTAEEMWEKLGYEPTVALAGWRKADPSLLVEESVTAVVQVDGKVRDRLEVSPKIDAAELEALALASAVITRSVGDREIVKVIVRAPRLVNIATRQQPAAG, from the coding sequence GTGACTGAGCAGCCCAACTTTGCTGGTGCACACGACGACCGCGACGTTGCCTCGGGCTATGACGTAGCCGCTATCCACGCGAAGTGGCAGGCAAAGTGGGAAGAGCTCAAGCCGTTCGCGACCAGTGACCCCAACGATAAGCGGCCACGAAAGTACATTCTCGATATGTTTCCGTACCCCTCGGGCGACCTGCACATGGGTCATGCTGAGGCGTACGCTTTCGGCGATATCGCGGCACGCTACTGGCGTCAACGTGGGTTTAACGTCCTGCATCCGATCGGATGGGATTCCTTCGGTCTCCCTGCAGAGAACGCTGCGATTGAGCGCGGCATTGACCCACGCGGCTGGACCTACGACAACATCGCGCAGCAGAAAAAGAGCATGAAGCTTTACGGTGTTTCTTTTGATTGGGATCGTGTACTCCACACGAGCGACCCCGAATACTACAAATGGAACCAGTGGCTGTTCCTCAAAATGTACGAAAAGGGCCTGGCGTACCGCAAGGACTCGTGGGTCAACTGGGATCCGGTAGATCAGACGGTTCTCGCCAACGAGCAGGTTCTGGCCGATGGCACCTCAGAGCGCTCTGGCGCAATTGTCGTTAAGAAGAAGCTCACCCAGTGGTATTTGAAGATTACTGACTACGCCGATCGCCTGCTCGATGACCTCAATCAGCTTGAGGGTGCGTGGCCCGCGAAGGTTCTGTCGATGCAGCGCAACTGGATTGGGCGCTCGATCGGCGCCGACGTCGACTTTGTCATCGAGGGTCGTGAAGAGAAAGTCACGGTCTTCACAACGCGCCCCGACACTCTCTACGGCGTCACTTTCATGGTGGTTGCCCCCGACGGCGATCTGGCGGCAGAACTTGTGGCCGATGCGAGCGACGAGGTGAAGGCCTCGTTCACGAATTACCTTGAGCAGACCCAGAAGCAGACGGAGATTGAGCGAAAGGACGCCACTCGCACGAAGACCGGTGTTCCCCTTGACCGGTTTGCCATCAATCCGGTCACGGGTGAGCGGATCCCGATCTGGGCAGCAGACTACGTGCTCGCCGACTACGGCCACGGCGCTGTTATGGCGGTTCCCGCTCATGACCAGCGTGACCTCGAGTTTGCGATTAAGTTTGACCTGCCGGTTCGCGTCGTGCTTGACACGAATGCGCCAATCACGGGTGCGATTCCTGTTCTCGAGCTCGACGAAAACGGTATGGCGATCCTCCCGGATGATCTGCCTCCGCTGAACCCGCGCGGCACGGGAAAATCGTTGCAGGGTGATGGCCGCATGATCAACTCTGGGCCGCTCGATGGCCTGAGCAAGAACAATGCGATCAAGAAGATCGTTGAGCAACTCGAAGCCGCGGGAACCGGGCGTGCCGCCAAGACGTACCGGTTGCGCGACTGGCTGATCAGCCGCCAGCGTTTCTGGGGTACCCCCATCCCGATCATCCACGGTTCTGATGGCGAACTGATTCCTGTTCCCTTCGACCAGCTGCCGGTTGAGCTGCCGTCGACCGAGGGCCTCGATCTGAAGCCCAAGGGCAAGTCGCCGCTCGCCGCCGCCGAAGACTGGATCAACGTTACCGACCCGCGTGATGGTAGCCCGGCACTACGCGATGCAGACACGATGGACACCTTCGTTGACAGCTCATGGTATTTTTTGCGCTTTTTGGCGCCGAATGACCCCGACAAGGCTTTCGATCCGGCCGAGGCCGAGAAGTGGGCCCCGGTCGATCAGTATGTCGGTGGTGTTGAGCACGCCATTCTGCACCTGCTGTACTCGCGCTTCATCACGAAGGTGCTCTTTGACCTTGGATATGTGAGCTTTACCGAACCCTTCAGCGCACTTCTGAATCAGGGCATGGTGCTCTCTGAGGGCAAGAAGATGTCGAAGCGCAGCCGCAAGGCCGTGACTTTCTCGGGCGAAATTGCCGAGCACGGTGCCGATGCGCTGCGCTTGACGCTCGCGTTTGCGGGCCCACCCGAGGAGAACATCAACTGGGAGGATGTGTCGCCTCCCGCATCCCACAAGTTCTTGGCTCGCGCGTTCCGTCTTGTTGGGGATGTGACGAGTGCGCCTGAGATCGAGTGGAAGACGGGTGATGTTTCGCTCCGTCGCGCCACTCATCGCTTCTTGGCTGATGGTCCAGGACTTGCCGAGTCTCTGAAGTTCAATGTCTTGGTCGCCCGCATTATGGACCTGGTAAACATCACCCGCAAGGTTATCGACACGGGTGCCGGTGGGGCGGATGCTGCGGTGCGTGAAGCTGCTGAGGTGATCACCATCGCGCTCAGCCTGTTTGCCCCGCATACGGCCGAAGAGATGTGGGAGAAGCTTGGTTACGAGCCGACCGTCGCTCTTGCGGGCTGGCGCAAGGCAGACCCATCGCTGCTCGTTGAGGAGTCGGTGACCGCAGTCGTGCAGGTGGATGGCAAGGTGCGCGACCGGCTTGAGGTCTCGCCCAAGATTGATGCCGCCGAGCTCGAAGCGCTGGCACTCGCCTCGGCAGTGATCACCCGCAGCGTGGGGGATCGCGAGATTGTGAAGGTCATCGTGCGTGCGCCGCGACTCGTCAACATTGCGACTCGCCAACAGCCCGCAGCGGGCTAA
- a CDS encoding ComEA family DNA-binding protein: MEEFEQARRARLRVRVGAAVVLVLVALGCAVLASTLSDGSGSVEIRRDEQGELTDDGAVTSPSIFVHVTGAVVRPGLFELADGARVIDAIAAAGGFIDTADREQLNLARLLTDGEQFAVLVEGEATEDSAASDSRVNLNTADAAALDTLPRVGPALAARILAWREANGRFATIDDLRNVSGFGDKTFEGLRELITV, translated from the coding sequence GTGGAAGAGTTTGAGCAGGCCAGGCGCGCCCGGTTGCGGGTGCGCGTTGGCGCGGCAGTTGTGCTTGTGCTGGTAGCGCTGGGCTGCGCAGTGCTTGCGAGCACGCTCAGCGACGGTTCTGGTTCAGTCGAGATACGGCGAGATGAGCAGGGCGAACTGACGGATGATGGCGCGGTCACCTCGCCGTCGATTTTCGTGCACGTCACGGGTGCCGTTGTGCGACCGGGTCTCTTCGAACTGGCTGATGGCGCCCGGGTTATTGACGCAATTGCTGCCGCTGGCGGGTTTATTGACACTGCCGACCGTGAGCAGCTTAATCTCGCGCGACTCCTGACCGATGGTGAACAGTTCGCAGTGCTTGTGGAGGGTGAAGCGACCGAAGATTCTGCGGCCTCCGACTCCCGGGTGAACCTGAACACCGCGGATGCTGCGGCGCTCGATACCCTGCCACGCGTTGGGCCGGCACTGGCCGCTCGCATTCTCGCGTGGCGTGAGGCTAACGGACGATTCGCCACAATCGACGACCTACGGAACGTCTCAGGTTTCGGTGACAAGACGTTCGAGGGGCTGCGCGAGCTGATCACGGTATGA
- a CDS encoding DUF4131 domain-containing protein, with the protein MSLDLRLSVPVAAAWLVAVLLIGTPQWAVMSAVVLWLAAGMATATALASRRSLMSSIALACALAALCSTSVAMHADSRQPDALNDFAARNTQVEVRGITTSTVRTDAEYFQAQLSSAGVNGQTVPLSSPALIFREGNYFGMTDADPAPPAHEWGIGVQFSVTGTLTATEPGDGRAVLVFASDEPQWRADPPAAVEWANQLRRTFATEAAMLPGGGGQLIGGLAIGDTAAVSEELDAAMKTSSLARRYLQR; encoded by the coding sequence ATGAGCCTTGATCTGAGACTGAGTGTTCCGGTAGCAGCTGCCTGGTTGGTCGCTGTGCTGTTGATTGGCACCCCGCAGTGGGCGGTGATGAGCGCCGTCGTGCTCTGGCTTGCCGCGGGCATGGCAACAGCGACTGCGTTGGCGTCAAGGCGCTCGCTGATGTCCAGCATCGCGCTTGCGTGCGCCCTGGCGGCTCTGTGTTCGACCTCTGTTGCGATGCACGCCGATAGCCGTCAGCCGGATGCGCTGAACGATTTTGCCGCTCGAAATACTCAGGTGGAGGTGCGAGGAATAACCACCTCGACGGTTCGAACTGATGCTGAGTATTTTCAGGCACAGTTGTCCTCTGCCGGTGTCAACGGGCAGACGGTGCCTCTGAGCTCTCCCGCCCTCATCTTTCGCGAGGGCAACTACTTCGGTATGACCGATGCTGACCCTGCACCACCGGCTCACGAATGGGGCATTGGTGTTCAGTTTTCGGTCACCGGGACGCTCACGGCTACGGAACCGGGCGATGGAAGGGCAGTGCTGGTGTTTGCCTCGGATGAACCTCAGTGGCGCGCCGACCCTCCGGCGGCTGTGGAGTGGGCAAACCAACTGCGGCGCACGTTTGCCACCGAAGCTGCGATGCTCCCCGGAGGTGGCGGACAACTCATTGGCGGGCTTGCGATTGGAGACACCGCCGCCGTTAGCGAAGAGTTGGATGCGGCGATGAAAACAAGTTCGCTCGCACGTCGTTATTTGCAGCGTTAG
- a CDS encoding recombinase family protein, with protein MTKTTDSAAPPSHPANFSANADLTENQNSDNNVGETSDLAIPVSGQLLGYVRVSRADQNLDRQQDALTEAGCSRIFADDGVSGSLSSRPALDEMLVFARPGDTIMISALDRLGRSTKNLLTLVDDLRERKISLKILNLGIDTGTSAGQLVLTVIAALAEMEKAQLVERTLDGLAAARNRGRVGGRPASLSPAQKLEVTRMREAGRTTGEIAAILGCSTRTIRRVPRR; from the coding sequence ATGACGAAAACGACCGATTCAGCCGCCCCTCCCAGTCACCCTGCCAACTTCTCAGCAAACGCGGACCTCACCGAAAACCAAAACTCGGACAATAACGTAGGCGAAACCTCTGACCTCGCAATCCCCGTTTCTGGCCAGCTCCTCGGCTACGTACGGGTGAGTCGAGCCGACCAGAACCTCGATCGCCAGCAAGATGCTCTAACCGAAGCAGGTTGTAGCCGCATCTTCGCTGATGACGGAGTGTCCGGGTCGCTCTCAAGCCGTCCCGCTCTCGATGAGATGTTGGTGTTTGCTCGACCTGGCGACACCATTATGATTTCAGCCCTGGACCGACTTGGCCGTTCCACCAAAAACCTACTCACCCTCGTCGATGACCTGCGAGAACGAAAAATCAGCTTGAAGATCCTCAACCTCGGTATCGACACCGGAACGTCGGCTGGACAGCTGGTGCTCACCGTCATCGCAGCGCTCGCCGAAATGGAGAAAGCGCAATTGGTGGAACGCACCCTCGATGGCCTCGCCGCCGCTAGGAACCGCGGACGGGTAGGCGGACGCCCGGCCAGTCTCAGCCCGGCCCAAAAGCTCGAAGTCACCCGCATGCGCGAAGCCGGGCGCACCACCGGAGAAATCGCAGCGATCCTCGGCTGCTCAACGCGAACAATACGGCGCGTGCCCAGACGGTAG
- a CDS encoding leucine-rich repeat domain-containing protein: MKRISLTHQKESGMKPGMLQLFGPFKPLLVVGLAALMVFGVVPAASAATPVSGTVDNISYSADSDDRSAGATIDSYDADAGGLDVSIPDTVTLSGVSYAVTTIGDDAFRYNALTSVTIGNSVTTIGTRAFYNNALTSVTIGDSVTTIGTGAFYRNALTSVTIGNSVTTIGTSAFSINALTSVTIPNSVTTIGNGAFRENALTSVTIGDSVTTIGNSAFDNNALTSVTIPNSVTTIGIRTFLNNSLTSVQFLGAAPTMESASLGVGTDLLVSFFSRYGAPPVVAGFTTPTWTTDDYTTQALADNSTVASGETPVTMTVTGGTLDITVSTGSVYLGAAVPGETTPSTPLGDMVITDARAGQLGWIASAAVTEFTSATVTVDGSPATIPASAVAYTAPTADMTGTVTVTATSPKSVDSAAAVQTATAVTGNNTATWSPTIVVTVPAQALAATDYAATFTHSVS, encoded by the coding sequence ATGAAACGCATATCCCTTACTCACCAGAAAGAAAGCGGCATGAAACCCGGGATGCTTCAGTTGTTCGGCCCGTTTAAACCACTGCTGGTGGTTGGGCTTGCTGCCCTCATGGTGTTCGGTGTGGTTCCTGCCGCATCAGCAGCAACGCCAGTGTCTGGCACTGTCGACAACATCAGCTATAGCGCCGACTCCGATGATCGCTCTGCCGGGGCAACCATCGACAGTTACGACGCGGACGCCGGAGGGCTGGATGTCTCGATCCCTGACACGGTCACGCTCAGCGGCGTCTCCTACGCTGTCACCACCATCGGAGACGATGCGTTCCGCTACAACGCCCTAACCTCGGTGACCATCGGCAACAGCGTCACCACCATCGGAACCCGTGCGTTCTACAACAATGCCCTGACCTCGGTGACCATCGGCGACAGCGTCACCACCATCGGAACCGGTGCGTTCTACCGGAACGCCCTGACCTCCGTGACCATCGGCAACAGCGTCACCACCATCGGAACCAGTGCGTTCTCCATCAACGCCCTAACCTCCGTGACCATCCCCAACAGCGTCACCACCATCGGAAACGGTGCGTTCCGCGAGAACGCCCTAACCTCCGTGACCATCGGCGACAGCGTCACCACCATCGGAAACAGTGCGTTCGACAACAACGCCCTAACCTCCGTGACCATCCCCAACAGCGTCACCACCATCGGCATCCGTACGTTCCTCAACAACAGCCTGACCTCCGTACAGTTTTTGGGTGCAGCACCGACCATGGAAAGTGCCAGCTTGGGGGTCGGCACCGACCTGTTGGTGTCGTTCTTCTCGCGCTACGGGGCGCCACCAGTTGTCGCAGGATTCACCACACCAACTTGGACCACAGACGATTACACCACCCAAGCGCTGGCCGATAACTCAACCGTGGCCTCAGGAGAGACCCCGGTGACTATGACGGTCACCGGCGGGACCCTTGATATCACCGTCTCGACAGGATCGGTCTACCTGGGTGCGGCCGTTCCGGGAGAGACCACGCCCAGCACGCCCCTAGGGGACATGGTTATCACTGATGCCCGCGCAGGCCAGTTGGGCTGGATCGCCTCCGCCGCGGTCACCGAATTCACGAGTGCAACTGTAACCGTTGATGGAAGCCCGGCCACGATCCCGGCCAGCGCCGTCGCCTACACCGCACCAACCGCCGACATGACGGGTACCGTGACGGTCACCGCCACCAGCCCCAAGTCGGTTGACTCGGCCGCAGCAGTTCAGACCGCCACCGCCGTCACCGGCAACAACACCGCGACCTGGAGCCCCACCATCGTCGTCACTGTTCCGGCCCAGGCCCTGGCCGCGACAGACTACGCAGCGACCTTCACCCACTCAGTGTCCTGA
- a CDS encoding helix-turn-helix transcriptional regulator translates to MRNSAFEARVESLIAAQSLTWIRTPAGMGKRAAVAAWLRHSVVNQETIWLTLSPDAMQQREALGVIFDAIAVANWDHASMQAIPAPGALAQRRTHARGVVQKRGRRTMLVIELGVQRLAPSELSALVAFVAESAALRILFIEDDDFRSMSHFGENLADLNAHDLRVKVGALRGEFARLDLPIADAVAARIVDRHHGDFALSAALVSEVVRNPQRDVEISLATAHAHVLVEAAQQLMPEGAPTVLALLALIPEIHESHLATAVSGGRVDLELRSLQERGLLESWITPEGEYVYGLSDSVREIVRSITLPHYLHNRRHLHLLARDYFVAIGDVGSAAQQLQHLGEPNSAIDLFAAHWLSYRRLNSHDKSRELCSMFSLTDMLLHLEGSAAVWLICSNSLSASIAAPYAARILGAKDSELGTLTPRARLTVHIARMLIFLDRERPELAAKVAAETTADRERVLRQEANDIGELHLEYLLAVARTALSNGAFRRAAIHYDEALALSETIRDPASTYRALSGLALTLTVNGELAATQELINRARALEQELDLSHSYTAAEIAWCECLIRAFKGEERTIPAVTVPASNHPRFDDIWARVSTFAAAQTMFRAGRNPAAAGVLRNLLSSLAGRHKIPLFRQTIASVLSRILTASNQPGAALTVLKGESSNEAHFPCIESARALAHIARGDPLAAIEATNACIELGHEHATASLISVYIARTLAFESTDLPTSAEDAFITAASIAANAGMRVNLETLAGQQLVDVRARSQMVMPEADALAVNIKCSDVQQSRGHPQQLTKPTIREREILGELTSPLTLVEIAAKLFISKNTLKTHTRSLYRKLGVTSRQEAMDIAHTWGMGTPNSSTIG, encoded by the coding sequence GTGAGGAATTCGGCATTCGAAGCCCGGGTCGAGTCTCTCATCGCGGCACAATCGCTCACCTGGATCCGCACGCCAGCCGGAATGGGGAAAAGAGCCGCGGTTGCCGCATGGTTGCGACACAGCGTCGTCAATCAAGAAACGATCTGGCTGACTCTGTCGCCAGACGCGATGCAGCAGCGGGAGGCTCTCGGCGTCATTTTCGATGCGATTGCCGTCGCGAACTGGGATCATGCGTCGATGCAGGCAATACCTGCTCCTGGGGCACTGGCACAGCGGCGGACGCACGCTCGGGGAGTTGTCCAGAAACGTGGTCGACGAACGATGCTCGTGATCGAACTTGGGGTTCAACGGCTAGCGCCAAGCGAGCTCAGCGCGCTTGTTGCTTTCGTCGCCGAGTCTGCGGCACTGCGTATTCTTTTTATTGAAGACGACGATTTTCGCTCGATGTCACATTTTGGTGAAAATCTTGCAGACCTCAATGCACACGATCTCCGAGTGAAAGTCGGTGCGCTCCGTGGTGAGTTTGCACGTCTGGACCTCCCCATTGCTGATGCGGTGGCCGCGCGAATAGTCGATCGCCACCACGGTGATTTCGCGCTCTCTGCCGCGCTCGTTTCTGAGGTGGTGCGCAATCCGCAGCGGGATGTCGAAATCTCGTTGGCGACAGCACACGCCCACGTGCTTGTGGAGGCAGCACAGCAGCTGATGCCTGAGGGCGCACCGACCGTGCTGGCGCTGCTTGCTCTGATTCCAGAAATTCACGAAAGCCACCTCGCGACTGCAGTCAGCGGAGGTCGCGTCGATCTTGAACTTCGTTCATTGCAGGAACGGGGATTGCTGGAGTCCTGGATAACTCCGGAGGGCGAGTATGTGTACGGGCTCTCTGATTCCGTGCGCGAAATCGTGAGATCGATCACGCTGCCCCACTATCTCCACAATCGACGACACTTACATCTACTAGCCCGCGACTATTTCGTCGCCATCGGTGATGTGGGCTCCGCCGCACAGCAGCTACAACACCTCGGGGAGCCTAATTCGGCGATCGACCTGTTTGCCGCACACTGGCTCAGCTATCGCCGACTGAACAGTCATGACAAGTCCCGAGAGTTATGCTCTATGTTCTCTTTGACGGATATGCTTCTCCACCTTGAGGGTTCCGCGGCGGTCTGGCTTATTTGTTCGAATTCACTCTCAGCATCGATCGCAGCACCGTACGCCGCGCGCATTCTCGGCGCCAAGGACTCCGAACTCGGCACGCTGACTCCACGCGCGCGGTTGACTGTTCACATTGCCCGCATGTTGATTTTTCTGGATCGGGAACGGCCGGAACTGGCAGCAAAGGTCGCCGCCGAAACGACGGCCGACCGAGAACGTGTCCTCCGCCAGGAAGCCAACGACATCGGGGAACTCCACCTCGAATACCTGCTCGCGGTCGCTAGGACGGCATTGTCTAATGGCGCCTTTCGCCGTGCCGCCATTCACTACGACGAGGCGCTGGCGCTTTCTGAAACGATCCGCGACCCAGCTTCCACCTACCGAGCGCTCAGCGGGCTGGCCCTCACATTGACAGTGAACGGTGAACTTGCAGCAACACAAGAACTTATCAATCGCGCTCGCGCGCTAGAACAAGAACTGGATCTGTCGCACTCTTACACCGCAGCCGAGATCGCGTGGTGCGAGTGCCTAATTCGGGCCTTCAAGGGTGAGGAACGCACGATTCCTGCGGTAACAGTTCCGGCGAGCAACCATCCTCGATTCGACGACATCTGGGCGCGGGTGAGCACTTTCGCAGCGGCGCAAACGATGTTCCGGGCGGGCCGGAATCCGGCAGCCGCCGGAGTTCTCAGGAATCTTCTCAGTTCCTTGGCAGGTCGGCACAAGATTCCGCTGTTTCGCCAAACCATAGCATCCGTCCTCAGCCGAATTCTCACAGCATCCAACCAGCCCGGCGCCGCCCTCACGGTGTTGAAGGGCGAGTCGTCGAACGAAGCACATTTTCCCTGCATCGAGTCGGCGCGCGCCCTCGCTCACATTGCACGCGGCGACCCTCTCGCGGCAATAGAAGCAACAAACGCTTGCATCGAACTCGGACATGAACATGCCACTGCATCGCTGATTTCCGTCTACATTGCACGAACCCTCGCGTTCGAATCGACCGATTTACCTACCTCAGCTGAAGACGCGTTCATTACGGCCGCGAGCATCGCAGCAAATGCAGGAATGCGGGTCAACCTCGAAACGCTTGCAGGTCAGCAGCTTGTCGACGTTCGAGCACGTAGCCAAATGGTGATGCCAGAGGCGGACGCACTGGCAGTCAATATCAAGTGCTCCGACGTCCAGCAGTCTCGTGGGCACCCACAACAGCTGACCAAGCCAACGATCAGGGAGCGCGAAATACTCGGTGAGCTAACCTCACCCCTCACTCTCGTGGAAATCGCTGCAAAACTCTTCATCTCCAAGAACACCCTCAAAACGCACACTCGAAGTCTCTATCGCAAACTTGGAGTGACCTCAAGGCAGGAAGCGATGGACATTGCCCACACGTGGGGGATGGGAACACCCAATTCGTCCACCATTGGCTAG